One Vicinamibacterales bacterium DNA window includes the following coding sequences:
- a CDS encoding S41 family peptidase, producing MKKALLFTALAIAGLAAAASAGIPGRFMQYPTISGETVVFTYEGDLWSVPAAGGAARRLTSHPGTEEAAKFSPDGRTLAFTADYDGAPALYTMPATGGAPRRLTYFGAGVQAVAWSPDGKKIVFRSSHEATFRPMARLYAVAASGGYPEPLPMDRGILCSYSPDGTKLAYNRRGLEEYYWKRYKGGRFVDLWLYDFGARQYTQLSDYVGKSAYPMYAAGKLYFVSDRDPKGISNLYTIDPVTKKVDQVTSFDDFDVQWPTTDGKRIVFVRAGRLHVFDPAAGTTRAIEVDIASDRWQLADRTVNARDYIQSFSVSNDGRTAVFEARGDIFLVPTDESLPTRNLTGTTSSRERFPQLSPDGKKVAFFSDKTGDYQLYLADIGGDKPWEPLTTALDRTVYHLEWSPDGSKILFGNKDFALFYLDVATKKLTKFATSNQMKNDEFFWEVSDYAWSPDSKWITYSFVQFNRNNRVFLYSLEQNRNFPVTSDFYDSLNPSFDANGNYLYFLSYRDFSTRIDIFEDNHVIEHPVQVMAVQLKAGPKPPFERADKKKDAEPFRVDVAGLDSRVFPLPVAPGIYFHLKAGNGVVGFDSLPTYAEAETEELFKPGGADKWTLHVFDMASQKDVVATDTVVNWRLSANGEQIITRKADATFQIATPDKIIQNPGSLGTKLPLGGMQARVRPIDEWTQIFNDTWRWYRDFFYDENMHGRDWKKLGDTLRAFIPDLSSRADLNWLLSQMVGDLNVSHTYIGGGDQGPQRAPEVRTFTGLLGADLAADASGYLKLGKILGPTAYNADLTAPLVRPGVDVKEGDFLIAIDGHELKASENPYQYLQVTRGQKVKLTVNSKPTAVGARTIEVEPLRSESTLRYNRWLSDNIDAVLRASNGEIGYMHITAMSTDNVGQFDKFWRAFRYKKGLIIDVRGNGGGWTEYFIIDKLERKMTAYNVLRGMEPFRYPGSTTTGQVAVLSNEYNGSDGEAFIEHFKARKLGTVIGVPSWGGLVGILNRQLTIDNGTVEQSNNSFYNDQGKWIVESHGADPDIVLDNDPASASAGRDAQLEKAIEVLQKQIKEKPFTFPARPKYPIR from the coding sequence AGAAAGCACTGCTGTTCACAGCTCTCGCGATCGCGGGCCTCGCCGCCGCCGCGTCGGCCGGCATTCCGGGTCGCTTCATGCAGTACCCGACGATTTCCGGTGAGACCGTCGTGTTCACGTACGAGGGGGACCTGTGGTCGGTTCCCGCGGCTGGCGGCGCAGCACGCCGGCTGACCAGCCATCCAGGCACGGAGGAGGCCGCCAAGTTCTCGCCGGACGGCAGGACGCTCGCGTTCACCGCCGACTACGACGGTGCCCCGGCGCTCTACACGATGCCCGCAACCGGCGGCGCGCCGAGACGCCTGACGTATTTCGGCGCCGGCGTGCAGGCCGTCGCCTGGAGTCCCGACGGCAAGAAGATCGTGTTCCGCTCGAGCCACGAGGCGACGTTCCGGCCCATGGCGCGGCTCTATGCTGTCGCGGCGAGCGGCGGCTACCCGGAGCCCCTGCCAATGGACCGCGGCATCCTGTGCTCGTATTCGCCCGACGGCACCAAGCTCGCGTACAACCGGCGGGGCCTCGAGGAGTACTACTGGAAGCGCTACAAAGGCGGCCGATTCGTCGACCTCTGGCTCTATGATTTCGGCGCCAGACAGTACACGCAGCTCTCGGACTACGTCGGCAAGAGCGCGTATCCGATGTACGCCGCCGGCAAGCTCTACTTCGTGTCCGACCGCGATCCGAAGGGCATCAGCAACCTCTACACGATCGACCCGGTCACCAAGAAGGTGGACCAGGTGACGAGCTTCGACGACTTCGACGTACAGTGGCCGACGACCGACGGCAAGCGGATCGTCTTCGTGCGCGCCGGGCGCCTGCACGTCTTCGACCCGGCCGCCGGCACCACCAGGGCGATCGAGGTGGACATCGCGTCCGACCGATGGCAGCTGGCCGACCGCACGGTGAACGCACGCGACTACATCCAGTCCTTCTCGGTGTCGAACGACGGCAGGACCGCGGTCTTCGAGGCCCGTGGCGACATCTTCCTCGTTCCCACCGACGAGAGCCTCCCAACCCGCAACCTCACCGGCACGACGAGCTCGCGCGAGCGGTTCCCGCAGCTTTCGCCCGACGGCAAGAAGGTGGCGTTCTTCTCGGACAAGACCGGCGACTACCAGCTCTACCTGGCCGACATCGGCGGCGACAAGCCGTGGGAGCCATTGACGACCGCCCTCGATCGCACCGTCTATCACCTCGAGTGGTCGCCAGATGGCTCGAAGATTCTGTTCGGCAACAAGGATTTCGCGCTCTTCTACCTCGACGTCGCCACCAAGAAGCTCACGAAGTTCGCCACGTCGAACCAGATGAAGAACGACGAGTTCTTCTGGGAAGTCAGCGATTACGCGTGGTCGCCGGACAGCAAGTGGATCACCTACTCGTTCGTGCAGTTCAACCGGAACAACCGCGTGTTCCTCTACAGCCTCGAGCAGAACAGGAACTTCCCGGTCACCAGCGACTTCTACGACAGCCTGAATCCGTCGTTCGACGCGAACGGAAACTACCTCTATTTCCTCTCGTACCGAGACTTCTCGACGCGCATCGACATCTTCGAGGACAACCACGTCATCGAGCACCCGGTGCAGGTGATGGCCGTGCAACTCAAGGCCGGGCCGAAGCCGCCCTTCGAGCGCGCCGACAAGAAGAAGGACGCCGAGCCGTTCCGCGTCGACGTGGCGGGGCTCGATTCGCGCGTCTTCCCGCTGCCCGTTGCCCCGGGAATCTACTTCCACCTCAAGGCCGGCAACGGGGTGGTCGGGTTCGATTCGCTGCCGACGTACGCCGAGGCCGAAACCGAAGAGCTCTTCAAGCCGGGCGGCGCCGACAAATGGACGCTCCACGTGTTCGACATGGCATCCCAGAAGGACGTGGTGGCGACCGACACGGTGGTGAACTGGCGGCTGTCCGCAAACGGCGAACAGATCATCACGCGAAAGGCGGATGCAACGTTCCAGATTGCGACGCCCGACAAGATCATCCAGAACCCCGGGTCGCTCGGCACGAAGCTCCCGCTCGGCGGGATGCAGGCGCGCGTGAGGCCAATCGACGAATGGACGCAGATCTTCAACGATACGTGGCGCTGGTATCGCGACTTCTTCTACGACGAGAACATGCACGGCCGCGACTGGAAGAAGCTGGGCGACACCCTGCGCGCGTTCATCCCCGACCTGTCGTCGCGCGCGGATCTCAACTGGCTGCTCTCGCAGATGGTGGGCGACCTCAACGTGTCGCACACCTACATCGGCGGAGGGGACCAGGGTCCCCAGCGCGCGCCCGAGGTCCGCACGTTCACGGGCCTGCTGGGCGCGGACCTGGCCGCCGACGCCAGCGGCTACCTGAAGCTCGGGAAGATCCTCGGCCCGACGGCCTACAACGCCGACCTCACGGCGCCGCTCGTTCGACCGGGGGTGGACGTCAAGGAAGGCGATTTCCTGATTGCCATCGACGGCCATGAGCTCAAGGCGTCGGAGAACCCCTACCAGTATCTCCAGGTGACGCGCGGCCAGAAGGTGAAGCTGACGGTCAACTCGAAACCGACGGCCGTCGGCGCCCGCACGATCGAGGTTGAACCGCTCCGCTCGGAATCGACGCTCCGCTACAACCGCTGGCTGTCCGACAACATCGACGCAGTTCTCAGAGCGTCGAACGGCGAGATCGGCTACATGCACATCACGGCGATGAGCACCGACAACGTCGGCCAGTTCGACAAGTTCTGGCGCGCCTTCCGCTACAAGAAGGGGCTCATCATCGACGTCCGCGGGAACGGAGGCGGCTGGACCGAGTACTTCATCATCGACAAGCTCGAGCGGAAGATGACGGCGTACAACGTCTTGCGAGGGATGGAGCCCTTCCGCTATCCGGGCTCGACGACCACCGGCCAGGTCGCCGTGCTGTCGAACGAGTACAACGGCTCGGACGGCGAGGCGTTCATCGAGCACTTCAAGGCGCGCAAGCTCGGCACGGTCATCGGCGTCCCGTCGTGGGGCGGACTGGTTGGCATCCTGAACCGCCAACTGACGATCGACAACGGAACGGTCGAGCAGTCCAACAACTCGTTCTACAACGACCAGGGGAAGTGGATCGTCGAAAGCCACGGCGCCGACCCTGACATCGTCCTCGACAACGACCCGGCGTCCGCATCGGCCGGCCGCGACGCTCAACTCGAGAAGGCCATCGAGGTGCTGCAGAAGCAGATCAAGGAGAAGCCGTTCACCTTCCCGGCCAGACCGAAATACCCGATCCGGTAG
- a CDS encoding SpoIIE family protein phosphatase, translating to MNLRSRLTFAFFAISVVPLSAVTLYSHYSSERALRRAAEQQAQALAADMGHRMEWVTADLGRRMDRLWPEQVTEQADARPTRPAGPEGVRPQPSPSEAMAGHVAGTLGAIAPMLESLELVPTVTTPPAAPYSGSDRAPLPVPPPAEVDHSRRRPTAEETVARRDRVAAVADARKTVGTRKMVVEMSQVIAQALKPYASGNAGTSATEMAAWNKALADQIDRNVANLGPVETSQARSGAAAVGTAGGENSPRPQGAPGRVRAFTVLKGNAINTEVQRDGRPIGRISGTLNIDRLLHTVMSLNRRDRQEIPFAVDGDGHLHAPRASDETVIRSLGLASALPAGGISVRSVNDWVVATRKDPSGSTFGIARPIGDDVRELRRVSARNFGLGFALIALVFAGSIPLAGGMTRNLRTLMDGVQRLARGDLGTRVPVRSRDEFGRLGVAFNQMAENLAAHEKLVVEQERIKRELELCRQIQTEMLPHQPLRFGLAEARGLSIPAREVGGDFFNYFVLPDGGIALLVGDVSGKGVGAALLMANVQATLRARLPLEQDLATLADGLDHDLQAATPSEVYLTLFVGIVDPVRRVLRYVNAGHNTQFVLRRDGGLERLASTGRPLGLLAGAGYEERAVTLGESDQLFLYTDGMVEAESETGEFLGPERLESLLLEGLSTDVEALLARVELAVREFRGAAEPSDDATMMAFRFGPTPDVAASPGVNQTA from the coding sequence ATGAATCTCCGTTCGAGGTTGACGTTCGCGTTCTTCGCCATCTCCGTCGTCCCGCTCTCCGCGGTGACGCTCTATTCCCACTACTCGTCCGAACGGGCGCTGCGGCGGGCGGCCGAGCAGCAGGCCCAGGCGCTTGCGGCCGACATGGGCCACCGGATGGAATGGGTGACCGCCGATCTCGGGCGCCGGATGGACCGCCTGTGGCCGGAACAGGTCACCGAGCAGGCGGACGCCCGGCCGACTCGACCGGCCGGCCCCGAGGGCGTTCGGCCGCAGCCGTCGCCCTCCGAAGCGATGGCGGGGCACGTGGCGGGGACACTCGGCGCGATTGCGCCGATGCTCGAGTCACTGGAACTCGTGCCGACCGTGACCACCCCGCCAGCGGCGCCGTACTCCGGCTCGGACCGGGCCCCACTCCCCGTCCCGCCTCCGGCCGAGGTCGACCACTCTCGGCGGCGGCCGACGGCAGAGGAAACCGTTGCCAGGCGCGATCGCGTCGCCGCTGTAGCCGACGCCCGCAAGACCGTCGGAACCCGCAAGATGGTCGTCGAGATGTCGCAGGTGATCGCGCAGGCGCTGAAGCCCTACGCGAGCGGAAACGCGGGCACCAGCGCGACAGAGATGGCCGCCTGGAACAAGGCGCTGGCGGATCAGATCGACCGGAACGTCGCCAACCTCGGGCCGGTCGAGACGAGCCAGGCGCGGAGTGGCGCAGCCGCGGTCGGCACCGCTGGCGGCGAGAATTCGCCGCGACCACAAGGAGCGCCCGGACGCGTTCGCGCGTTCACAGTGCTCAAGGGCAACGCGATCAACACGGAGGTCCAGCGCGACGGCCGCCCGATCGGCCGCATCAGCGGGACGCTCAACATCGACCGGTTGCTCCATACGGTGATGTCGCTGAACCGCCGCGACCGCCAGGAGATTCCGTTCGCGGTGGACGGCGACGGGCACCTGCACGCACCGCGTGCCTCGGACGAGACCGTCATCCGGTCGCTCGGCCTCGCGTCGGCGCTGCCCGCCGGCGGTATCTCGGTGCGCTCGGTCAACGACTGGGTCGTCGCCACCCGGAAGGATCCGTCCGGCAGCACCTTCGGCATCGCGCGCCCCATCGGCGACGATGTCCGCGAGTTGCGCCGGGTATCGGCCCGGAACTTCGGCCTCGGCTTCGCCCTGATCGCGCTGGTGTTCGCGGGCAGCATCCCGCTGGCGGGCGGCATGACCCGAAACCTGCGCACGTTGATGGACGGTGTGCAGCGGCTCGCGCGCGGCGACCTCGGCACCCGGGTTCCAGTTCGCTCGCGCGACGAGTTCGGCCGTCTCGGCGTGGCCTTCAACCAGATGGCCGAGAACCTTGCCGCGCACGAAAAGCTCGTCGTCGAGCAGGAACGCATCAAGAGGGAACTCGAGCTCTGCCGGCAGATTCAGACCGAGATGCTGCCGCACCAGCCGCTGCGCTTTGGCCTGGCCGAGGCGCGCGGACTGTCGATCCCGGCGCGGGAGGTCGGGGGCGACTTCTTCAACTACTTCGTCCTGCCCGACGGAGGCATCGCGTTGCTCGTCGGCGACGTCTCGGGCAAGGGTGTCGGCGCGGCCCTGCTCATGGCCAATGTCCAGGCGACGCTGCGCGCGCGGCTGCCGCTCGAGCAGGATCTCGCGACGCTGGCCGACGGCCTCGACCACGATCTGCAGGCGGCCACGCCGTCCGAGGTCTACCTCACGCTCTTCGTCGGCATCGTGGACCCCGTCCGGCGCGTCCTGCGCTACGTGAACGCGGGCCACAATACGCAGTTCGTGCTCCGCCGCGACGGCGGCCTCGAGCGGCTGGCTTCGACCGGCCGCCCCCTCGGTCTGCTCGCGGGTGCCGGCTACGAGGAACGCGCCGTGACGCTCGGCGAGAGCGACCAGCTCTTCCTCTACACGGACGGGATGGTCGAAGCCGAGAGCGAGACGGGCGAGTTCCTGGGCCCCGAACGTCTCGAATCGCTGCTTCTGGAGGGCTTATCCACCGACGTGGAGGCGCTGCTCGCCCGGGTGGAGTTGGCCGTGCGTGAGTTCCGCGGCGCGGCCGAACCGTCCGACGACGCGACGATGATGGCGTTCAGGTTCGGACCGACACCGGACGTCGCGGCCTCGCCAGGCGTCAATCAGACCGCTTGA
- a CDS encoding NADH:flavin oxidoreductase, translating to MPDLLTPLSLGPLKFRNRIVMPPMWSGQATPEGLVTDNIIDYHRRRAAAGCGLVIVEHAFVHARGRHTPTQLGVHTDATLEGLQKLAAAVRSEGAVVCLQISHAGSRASSRVLGMRPVAPTSVRHPYEAEGDIPEALTAGMIDEILQAFGDAAVRARSAGFSAVELHAAHGFLLSQFLSPLTNLRTDEYGGPIENRSRLHLAALESVRARLGQDFPVFVRLGAHDETAGGLELDDSCWTAVKLAAAGASLIDVSGGLQGSRGMGKGAAYFVPYARAIKAVVTVPVLVTGGISEPALADRAVREGWADLIGIGRAMLNDPDWARKAIAHLSMARRPS from the coding sequence ATGCCCGATCTTCTGACGCCGCTGTCGTTGGGCCCTCTCAAGTTTCGGAATCGGATCGTGATGCCACCGATGTGGTCCGGTCAGGCCACGCCGGAAGGCCTCGTCACCGACAATATCATCGACTACCACCGCCGGCGCGCGGCTGCCGGGTGCGGGCTCGTGATCGTCGAACACGCATTCGTGCACGCCCGTGGCCGCCACACGCCGACACAGCTCGGCGTCCACACCGACGCCACCCTCGAAGGCTTGCAGAAGCTGGCCGCGGCCGTCCGGTCCGAAGGCGCCGTCGTCTGCCTGCAGATTTCCCACGCCGGATCCCGGGCGTCGTCCCGCGTGCTCGGCATGCGTCCGGTCGCACCGACCAGCGTGCGCCACCCATACGAGGCGGAGGGGGATATCCCCGAGGCCCTGACGGCGGGCATGATCGACGAGATTCTCCAGGCGTTCGGCGACGCCGCCGTCCGGGCGCGAAGCGCAGGCTTCAGTGCCGTCGAACTGCACGCCGCGCACGGTTTCCTGTTGTCGCAGTTCCTCTCGCCCCTGACGAACCTGCGGACCGATGAGTACGGAGGCCCGATCGAGAATCGATCGCGTCTGCACCTGGCGGCGCTCGAATCCGTTCGCGCGCGACTCGGCCAGGACTTCCCCGTCTTCGTCCGCCTGGGCGCGCACGACGAAACAGCCGGCGGCCTCGAGCTCGACGACTCGTGCTGGACGGCTGTGAAACTGGCGGCGGCTGGCGCGTCACTCATCGATGTCTCGGGAGGCCTCCAGGGCTCCCGCGGCATGGGAAAAGGCGCTGCGTACTTCGTGCCGTACGCGCGAGCGATCAAGGCGGTCGTCACCGTCCCCGTACTCGTGACAGGCGGCATCTCCGAGCCGGCCCTCGCCGACCGCGCGGTGCGCGAGGGATGGGCGGATCTGATTGGCATCGGCCGCGCGATGCTGAACGACCCGGACTGGGCGCGCAAGGCGATCGCGCATCTGTCGATGGCGCGTCGGCCCAGTTGA
- a CDS encoding S46 family peptidase, whose product MKHRAILLFAVSCLLLGSAPKADDGMWTFDNPPMKIWKEKYGFEPTPQWLQHVRLASPRVEGASGAFVSPDGLIVTNQHVANGQLQKLSTPEHNYVRDGFYAPTREQELKCPDMDVNVFVSYEDVTARVQGAVKPGMSEREAGEARRTATAAIEKESTEKTGLRSEVVKLYSGGEYWLYRYKKFADVRLVFAVEESTGFFGGDYDNFTYPRYDLDVAFFRAYENGQPAHTEYLTWSAKGAEEKELVFAIGSPGATSRLLTMAQIEFHRDVMNPVQMAVWQARLVALQRFSATSPEADRRASAGRRGIENSIKRLVGQQRGLENARLMATKREDERKLRAAVANNPDWQNAYGDAWDQIAAAYKQYAPYAKRNAYSTLSPSRLGSLATSLVRYADEIRKPNSTRLDEFRDSRLDSLKTTLLSPAPVYADMEEALLAGWLEAGRKTLGDDDLFVRAALGGQTPAAVARAVVSATKIADASFRKTLVEGGPDAILKSDDPMLALVRRVDPVMRDLRTWIEQQITNVETTNGERLAKARFAVHGKTVYPDANSTIRISFGTVLGYEAGSTLVPFKTTFYGLYDRAAGFDNQAPFALPPRWLDKRSALDMSAPLNFVYTADTIGGNSGSPVINRKAELVGLNFDSNLPKLANRYMYIDDAEGSRAVGVHSAGILEALKSVYGADRIVKEITGKFALPLL is encoded by the coding sequence ATGAAGCACCGCGCCATCCTGCTCTTCGCCGTCTCGTGCCTCCTCCTCGGCTCCGCCCCGAAGGCCGACGATGGGATGTGGACGTTCGACAACCCGCCGATGAAGATCTGGAAGGAGAAATACGGGTTCGAACCGACACCACAGTGGCTCCAGCACGTGCGCCTCGCCTCGCCCCGCGTCGAGGGGGCTTCTGGCGCCTTCGTCTCTCCCGACGGCCTGATTGTCACCAACCAGCACGTGGCGAACGGGCAACTGCAGAAGCTGTCCACGCCCGAGCACAATTACGTGCGCGACGGCTTCTACGCGCCGACGCGCGAGCAGGAACTGAAGTGCCCCGACATGGACGTCAACGTCTTCGTGTCGTACGAGGATGTCACGGCGCGCGTCCAGGGGGCGGTGAAGCCGGGCATGAGCGAACGCGAGGCGGGTGAGGCCAGGCGGACGGCCACGGCCGCGATCGAGAAGGAATCCACCGAGAAGACCGGCCTGCGCAGCGAGGTCGTGAAGCTGTACAGCGGCGGCGAGTACTGGCTGTATCGCTACAAGAAGTTCGCGGACGTCCGGCTCGTCTTCGCGGTCGAGGAATCGACGGGATTCTTCGGCGGCGACTACGACAACTTCACCTATCCGCGGTACGACCTGGACGTCGCCTTCTTCCGCGCCTACGAGAACGGTCAGCCGGCGCACACGGAGTACCTGACCTGGTCCGCGAAGGGCGCGGAGGAGAAGGAGCTGGTGTTCGCGATCGGCAGCCCAGGCGCCACTTCCCGCCTGCTGACGATGGCGCAGATCGAGTTCCATCGCGACGTCATGAATCCTGTGCAGATGGCGGTGTGGCAGGCGCGGCTCGTCGCGCTGCAGCGGTTCAGCGCGACGAGTCCCGAAGCGGACCGCCGGGCATCGGCCGGCCGGCGCGGTATCGAGAATTCGATCAAGCGGCTGGTGGGGCAACAGCGGGGCCTCGAGAATGCCCGGCTGATGGCCACCAAGCGCGAGGACGAGCGCAAGCTGCGCGCCGCGGTCGCGAACAACCCCGACTGGCAGAACGCGTACGGCGACGCCTGGGATCAGATCGCCGCGGCCTACAAGCAGTACGCACCGTATGCGAAGCGCAACGCCTATTCAACACTCTCGCCGTCCCGGCTCGGCAGCCTGGCCACCAGCCTCGTTCGGTATGCGGACGAGATCCGCAAGCCGAACAGCACGCGGCTCGACGAGTTCCGCGACTCGCGGCTCGACTCGCTGAAGACGACCCTCCTCTCGCCGGCTCCCGTCTACGCGGACATGGAGGAAGCCCTGCTCGCGGGATGGCTCGAAGCCGGTCGGAAAACGCTGGGCGATGACGATTTGTTCGTCAGGGCGGCGCTTGGCGGCCAGACCCCGGCGGCCGTGGCACGGGCCGTCGTCTCGGCGACGAAGATCGCCGACGCGTCGTTCCGAAAGACACTGGTCGAGGGTGGCCCCGACGCCATTCTGAAGTCCGACGATCCGATGCTCGCGCTCGTGCGCCGAGTCGATCCGGTCATGCGCGACCTGCGAACATGGATCGAGCAGCAGATCACCAACGTCGAAACGACCAACGGCGAGCGGCTGGCCAAGGCCAGGTTCGCCGTCCACGGCAAGACGGTATACCCGGACGCCAACTCGACGATTCGCATCAGTTTCGGCACGGTCCTCGGCTACGAAGCCGGATCGACGCTCGTTCCCTTCAAGACGACCTTCTACGGGCTGTACGACCGCGCGGCCGGCTTCGACAACCAGGCGCCGTTCGCGCTCCCGCCGCGTTGGCTGGACAAGCGCTCCGCGCTCGACATGTCCGCCCCGCTCAACTTCGTCTACACGGCAGACACGATCGGGGGCAACTCCGGCAGCCCGGTCATCAACCGGAAGGCGGAACTGGTCGGCCTGAACTTCGACAGCAACCTGCCGAAACTCGCCAACCGGTACATGTACATCGACGATGCGGAAGGCTCGCGCGCGGTGGGCGTCCACAGCGCCGGCATCCTCGAAGCGCTGAAATCGGTCTACGGGGCGGACCGGATCGTGAAGGAGATCACGGGGAAGTTTGCCCTGCCGCTTCTCTAG